One region of Pygocentrus nattereri isolate fPygNat1 chromosome 14, fPygNat1.pri, whole genome shotgun sequence genomic DNA includes:
- the cenpx gene encoding centromere protein X, which produces MAGAGPETIFKKETVSKVLTLFFKDDKTKASNDAVSLMAEMLKIFVIEAAQRAMKQAENEDSLGVDLEHVEKVLPQLLLDF; this is translated from the exons ATGGCTGGTGCAGGACCCGAAACAATCTTCAAAAAG GAGACCGTCAGCAAAGTTTTGACGCTGTTTTTCAAGGACGACAAAACCAAAG CCAGTAACGATGCCGTCAGTCTCATGGCCGAGATGTTGAAAATTTTCGTTATAG AAGCAGCTCAGCGAGCCATGAAACAGGCTGAGAATGAAGACAGCCTCGGTGTGGATTTGGAGCATGTTGAGAAAGTTTTGCCTCAGTTG CTTTTGGATTTCTGA